The following coding sequences are from one Brooklawnia cerclae window:
- a CDS encoding ABC transporter substrate-binding protein, producing the protein MPRRLSFTRLVLLVTLVVTALVTGCSQPSASPSVAATRSVTDVLGNVVEIPTTVTRIVTAYPAVDQIFLLLGAQDKVVALNKNNTTNDLLLTLAPEYADLPVVFDSSSNFDTEALLAVNPDVVIAGSQEVADAVQQVGIPAVVAMSTSPDTLKQTITLIGDILGATDRAEEFIAYYDDNMAQATQRTESLTDAERTRVYYATGTGPLNTEAKGSIVTDWIEMAGGTNVATDAGVEGMFVDISAEQLFSWDPEVIICTSAQSCAQFLDDDVYADLTAVKNKAVYPSPSGAYTWSVRSAEEATMTLWAATKIQPDLFTDVDYVQITKDFYEQFYGYALTDEQTEAILEPSA; encoded by the coding sequence ATGCCACGAAGGCTCTCATTCACCCGGCTCGTCCTGCTCGTCACCTTGGTCGTGACAGCGTTGGTCACCGGATGCTCCCAACCGTCGGCGTCCCCTTCTGTCGCCGCCACGCGATCGGTGACCGATGTCCTGGGCAACGTCGTCGAGATCCCGACGACCGTCACACGGATCGTCACCGCCTACCCCGCGGTCGACCAGATCTTCTTGCTGCTCGGTGCCCAGGACAAGGTGGTCGCGCTCAACAAGAACAACACGACGAACGACCTGCTGCTCACCCTGGCGCCTGAATACGCGGATCTGCCCGTGGTCTTCGACTCGTCGAGCAACTTCGACACCGAGGCGTTGCTCGCAGTGAACCCCGATGTCGTCATCGCGGGGTCGCAAGAGGTCGCCGACGCCGTCCAACAGGTCGGCATCCCGGCCGTGGTCGCCATGTCGACCAGCCCTGACACCCTCAAGCAGACGATCACCCTCATCGGAGACATCCTCGGCGCGACCGATCGCGCGGAGGAGTTCATCGCCTACTACGACGACAACATGGCCCAGGCGACGCAGCGCACGGAATCCCTCACCGACGCGGAGCGCACACGGGTCTACTACGCCACCGGGACCGGGCCGCTCAACACCGAGGCCAAGGGATCCATCGTGACGGACTGGATCGAGATGGCGGGCGGCACCAACGTCGCCACCGACGCCGGTGTCGAGGGCATGTTCGTCGACATCTCCGCTGAGCAACTCTTCTCCTGGGATCCCGAGGTGATCATCTGTACCAGTGCTCAGAGTTGCGCCCAGTTCCTCGACGACGACGTCTACGCCGACCTCACCGCCGTGAAGAACAAGGCCGTCTATCCCAGTCCGAGTGGTGCGTACACCTGGTCGGTGCGGTCGGCGGAAGAAGCGACCATGACGCTGTGGGCGGCCACCAAGATCCAGCCCGATCTGTTCACGGACGTCGACTACGTACAGATCACGAAGGACTTCTACGAGCAGTTCTACGGCTACGCCCTGACCGACGAGCAGACCGAGGCCATCCTGGAGCCGTCCGCATGA
- a CDS encoding FecCD family ABC transporter permease, translating to MTATATRGVGEQGSSTRLLHRLALPTSIVGLAAVAFLALFVGDYALDVRTVVRILASPVLPVESSWNGAAESAILKVRVPRILAAILVGGALSVSGATYQSVFRNPLVSPDLLGVSAGACVGAAGAILLHLGQAPIALAALLGGLAAVACSTGLARVFRENSSLVLVLAGVIVSGFMNSALGLLKYLADPETELASITYWQLGSLSGTSMTDVTFVAVPIVLGTAVLIVLRWRLGILSLGDAEAALLGTDVVRLRAVAVLCATVLTACAVCVSGTIGWIGLVVPHLCRFLTGPDTARVVPLSVCVGALFLLAVDTLARTMSTAELPLSILIGFVGTPLFVWLVVRQRSTLR from the coding sequence ATGACGGCGACCGCTACGCGCGGGGTGGGGGAGCAGGGCTCCTCCACCCGGTTGCTTCACAGACTCGCGCTGCCCACCTCGATCGTCGGCCTTGCGGCCGTCGCCTTTCTCGCGCTCTTCGTCGGGGACTACGCTCTCGACGTCCGTACTGTCGTACGCATCCTGGCCTCGCCGGTTCTCCCGGTGGAATCCTCGTGGAACGGAGCTGCCGAGTCCGCGATCCTCAAGGTGCGGGTGCCTCGCATCCTGGCCGCGATACTGGTCGGCGGTGCCCTCAGCGTCTCGGGTGCCACCTATCAGAGTGTCTTCCGCAACCCTCTGGTATCGCCCGATCTCCTGGGTGTGTCGGCGGGAGCCTGCGTCGGGGCGGCGGGGGCCATCCTGCTTCATCTCGGGCAGGCCCCTATCGCGCTGGCGGCACTGCTCGGCGGCCTCGCCGCTGTCGCATGCTCGACGGGTCTGGCCAGGGTGTTCCGCGAGAACTCCTCTCTTGTTCTCGTGCTGGCCGGGGTCATCGTGTCAGGCTTCATGAACTCCGCACTCGGACTACTGAAATACCTGGCCGATCCGGAGACCGAACTCGCTTCGATCACCTACTGGCAGCTGGGCAGCTTGTCCGGGACGAGCATGACCGACGTCACTTTCGTCGCCGTCCCGATAGTGCTCGGTACGGCGGTCCTGATCGTCCTGCGCTGGCGGCTGGGCATCCTCTCCCTGGGCGATGCGGAGGCGGCGTTGCTCGGCACCGACGTCGTCCGGTTGCGCGCCGTCGCCGTGCTGTGTGCCACCGTGCTGACCGCTTGCGCGGTCTGCGTCAGCGGGACGATCGGCTGGATCGGCCTGGTGGTGCCGCATCTCTGCCGTTTTCTCACCGGCCCGGACACCGCACGCGTGGTTCCGCTGTCGGTATGCGTGGGCGCGTTGTTTCTGCTCGCGGTCGACACTCTCGCACGCACGATGTCGACCGCCGAACTGCCGCTCAGCATCCTGATCGGCTTTGTCGGCACGCCTCTTTTCGTCTGGCTGGTCGTCCGGCAACGGAGCACGCTGCGATGA
- a CDS encoding ABC transporter ATP-binding protein — protein sequence MSALLEVDGLCFAYPGERGTVFRDVSFRLGTGEVMCIIGPNGAGKSTLLHAIVRLRVPSAGTVRLDGADVSRLSRSRIARVVGYVTQSSAPAFGYRVLDHVVMGRAPHVSLYRTPSREDYRLAAAGLEQLGVGHLAERNYLELSGGERQQVDIARAIVQKPRLIILDEPTSALDFGNQARVLRIVRRLAADGFAVLLTTHDPNQVIVLDAKVGVLNSDGSLLVGTPAETITEESLSRVYNADVTVAYVDKVHRDVCTIN from the coding sequence ATGAGTGCGTTGCTGGAAGTGGACGGCCTCTGTTTCGCATACCCGGGCGAGCGCGGCACGGTCTTCCGGGACGTGAGCTTCCGGCTCGGCACCGGTGAGGTGATGTGCATCATAGGGCCGAACGGGGCCGGCAAATCCACCCTGCTGCACGCGATCGTCCGTCTGCGCGTTCCCAGTGCGGGCACGGTACGGCTGGACGGCGCCGACGTGTCGCGGTTGTCTCGTTCGCGTATCGCACGGGTGGTCGGCTATGTCACGCAGTCATCGGCTCCCGCCTTCGGGTACCGGGTGCTCGACCACGTCGTGATGGGCCGTGCCCCGCATGTCAGCCTGTACCGGACCCCCTCGCGGGAGGACTACCGTCTTGCAGCCGCGGGCCTTGAGCAATTGGGAGTGGGCCATCTCGCCGAGCGGAACTATCTGGAACTCTCCGGTGGGGAACGCCAGCAGGTCGACATCGCGCGGGCGATCGTGCAGAAACCCCGGCTCATCATCCTCGACGAACCCACTTCGGCACTCGATTTCGGCAACCAGGCTCGGGTGCTCCGCATCGTCCGGCGCCTGGCAGCCGATGGTTTCGCCGTTCTGCTCACGACCCACGACCCCAATCAGGTCATCGTCCTGGACGCGAAGGTCGGCGTGCTCAACAGCGACGGTTCTCTCCTGGTCGGGACTCCGGCGGAGACGATCACCGAAGAGTCTCTCTCCCGCGTCTACAACGCCGATGTCACGGTGGCCTACGTGGACAAGGTCCACCGTGACGTCTGCACCATCAACTGA
- a CDS encoding class I SAM-dependent methyltransferase produces the protein MAGFLDWRIIESLTGWAAHSDDTEVERWDSGAAEWDRRTAFERDFTAAQVDALDIEPTDSVLDACCGAGRLTIPLARRARAVTGLDSGEHMLEYCRAYAQREGLTNVRTIQVPSWHRTEPGVDFPQHDVVVACISPASADVAKLSRAATRRCYVLSFSKPFKFMDVAASLFAGATEEWPAEPGPKLERMQLSRYDIPRVFGLNVAFNVLYDLGANPTVTYADGGWVHEANTREAVYEFLAGFGRIIPGREQVFRSNVDKHLTALPDGRYRYATPRTQMYVLGWDPSEVDQAKAAASVARF, from the coding sequence ATGGCAGGTTTTCTGGATTGGCGGATCATCGAGTCCCTGACGGGTTGGGCGGCTCACAGCGACGACACCGAGGTGGAGCGCTGGGACTCGGGGGCCGCGGAGTGGGACCGGCGCACTGCGTTCGAGCGGGACTTCACCGCGGCTCAGGTCGACGCCCTTGACATCGAGCCAACCGACTCCGTTCTCGACGCGTGCTGCGGTGCCGGGCGCCTCACGATTCCGCTTGCTCGCCGTGCACGGGCGGTCACCGGCCTGGACTCGGGCGAGCACATGCTGGAGTACTGCCGTGCGTATGCCCAGCGGGAAGGCTTGACGAACGTCCGGACGATCCAGGTGCCCAGCTGGCACCGCACCGAACCCGGCGTCGACTTTCCGCAGCACGATGTCGTCGTAGCCTGCATCTCGCCGGCTTCCGCGGATGTGGCCAAGCTGAGCCGCGCGGCGACGCGGAGGTGCTATGTGCTCTCCTTCAGCAAGCCCTTCAAGTTCATGGACGTGGCGGCGTCCCTCTTTGCCGGCGCGACCGAGGAATGGCCCGCCGAACCCGGTCCGAAACTCGAGCGGATGCAACTCTCGCGGTACGACATCCCTCGGGTCTTCGGCCTGAACGTCGCCTTCAACGTCCTGTACGACCTCGGCGCCAACCCGACGGTGACGTATGCCGACGGTGGCTGGGTCCACGAGGCGAACACGCGCGAGGCGGTGTACGAGTTCCTCGCCGGGTTCGGCCGGATCATCCCTGGCCGTGAGCAGGTCTTCCGGAGCAATGTCGACAAGCACCTGACCGCGCTCCCCGACGGCAGATATCGGTACGCGACCCCGCGTACCCAGATGTACGTCCTCGGTTGGGATCCGTCCGAGGTCGATCAGGCGAAGGCAGCTGCCAGCGTGGCGCGATTCTGA
- a CDS encoding PAC2 family protein, which produces MVGRSRLRRPVVLAAFEGWNDAADAATSAIDHIAEAYDTTPAFDIDSDDFYDYQIVRPRVVNGAEGRELEWPTTSLNVAHHPDRDLILVSGPEPNLHWKQYCRTLVTAFRGFEPEMVIMLGAMLTDTPHSRPLPVSGTTSDHGLAQSLGLEANNYEGPTGITGVLGDACRKAGLREVSLWASVPHYVASPPNPKATLALISRVEDLLDLALDLGDLPELAKAWQRGVDELAAEDSDISDYIDSLEAQQDETDLPSATGDSIAAEFQRYLRRREQKGR; this is translated from the coding sequence ATGGTTGGACGTTCACGGTTGAGACGGCCCGTGGTGCTCGCCGCGTTCGAAGGCTGGAACGACGCGGCGGACGCGGCCACGTCCGCGATCGACCATATCGCCGAGGCCTACGACACCACGCCTGCGTTCGACATCGACTCGGACGACTTCTACGACTACCAGATCGTGCGTCCCCGGGTCGTCAACGGCGCCGAGGGCCGTGAGCTCGAATGGCCCACCACGTCGCTCAACGTCGCGCACCATCCTGATCGCGACCTCATCCTGGTCTCGGGTCCCGAGCCGAACCTGCACTGGAAGCAGTACTGCCGCACCCTCGTGACGGCGTTCCGCGGCTTCGAGCCCGAGATGGTGATCATGCTGGGGGCGATGCTCACCGACACACCGCACTCACGTCCGCTTCCCGTCTCGGGGACGACCAGCGACCACGGCTTGGCGCAGTCCCTCGGGCTCGAGGCGAACAACTACGAGGGCCCGACCGGAATCACCGGTGTGCTCGGGGACGCCTGCCGCAAGGCCGGTCTGCGCGAGGTGTCGCTCTGGGCGTCCGTGCCCCACTACGTCGCGTCCCCACCGAACCCGAAGGCGACGCTGGCGCTGATCTCGCGCGTGGAGGACCTGCTCGACCTCGCCCTCGACCTCGGTGATCTGCCTGAGCTGGCCAAGGCCTGGCAGCGCGGTGTGGACGAGCTCGCCGCCGAGGACTCCGACATCTCCGACTACATCGACTCGCTGGAGGCCCAGCAGGACGAGACCGACCTGCCCTCCGCCACCGGTGACTCCATCGCCGCCGAGTTCCAGCGCTACCTGAGGCGGCGCGAGCAGAAGGGGCGCTAG